One stretch of Acropora muricata isolate sample 2 chromosome 12, ASM3666990v1, whole genome shotgun sequence DNA includes these proteins:
- the LOC136892570 gene encoding acyl-CoA-binding domain-containing protein 5-like isoform X2 has translation MLKFYALYKQANEGACHESKPGFWDIVRKAKWEAWNKLGQMSKQEAMESYVSELKDVMESLPSEDGAEELFTDVLKSFYKEVYQGQDEPLPTVLKAFKDETLQNCKIEEFNLNGHKTQVKSELDDVPFQNGLVELPDQNGSEKDFPLSTDCGFPHRDSLHLAKIPQKYKKNGMGPFSKGVNSFLIISPDDLIKGSSKEKVEEEEEDNDEHQDRMSEVPPLKPHNTSMPNAQNSVVLTSDDSEDDEFCDTVDPEHLQEPQNGDQLKENELYLDDTLQVEDHLPSSTSSSSPEHATNSTLTESENSDLENDMKSSELLTSTPFAKHVTFAVESNGSADSSSVVNSELSKVIPSDIEESFVEVTPLLEGECISEAVAVLDASENNLVTPIENDDQKRTGILKSHHPVRECGGGEASQQPPGRGCVSRTRHTQGLRNKDSSGASGVSRLPRGTKGGGDSDSEDEFTSDHTSGPDYDSAGDELNDRVLQALERLHQDMKNVLRRLSSIEETISQSQLEVSRQSNQPWWKSFVPSKPLVFLILWPFIVNLVFYHLKQRKSSQKR, from the exons ATGTTAAAG TTCTATGCGTTGTACAAGCAAGCCAATGAAGGGGCATGTCATGAATCAAAGCCTGGATTTTGGGATATCGTGAGGAAAGCCAAATG GGAAGCATGGAATAAATTGGGTCAAATGTCCAAACAAGAAGCCATGGAGTCTTATGTCTCAGAGCTGAAGGAT GTTATGGAAAGCTTGCCCAGTGAGGACGGAGCAGAAGAATTATTCACGGATGTTTTGAAATCATTTTACAAAGAAGTTTACCAGGGCCAAGACGAACCATTACCAACAGTCCTTAAAGCTTTCAAGGATGAAACTCTGCAAAATTGCAAGATTGAGGAATTCAACTTAAATGGACACAAAACTCAAGTCAAGTCTGAACTTGACGATGTTCCATTTCAAAATGGACTTGTTGAATTGCCTGATCAAAATGGATCAGAAAAAGACTTCCCTTTGAGTACTGATTGTGGATTTCCACATCGAGATAGTTTACATCTTGCAAAGATTCcccaaaaatacaagaaaaatggCATGGGTCCATTTTCCAAAGGAGTTAACTCATTTCTGATCATATCTCCGGATGATTTAATTAAGGGTTCAAGCAAGGAAaaagtagaagaagaagaagaagataatGATGAACACCAGGACAGAATGTCTGAAG TACCACCTTTGAAGCCACATAATACATCCATGCCTAATGCACAAAACAGCGTGGTTTTGACCAGCGATGACAGTGAGGATGATGAATTTTGTGATACTGTGGACCCTGAACATTTACAAGAGCCTCAAAACGGTGACCAGTTGAAGGAAAATGAACTTTATCTTGATGACACTCTCCAAGTAGAGGACCATTTGCCCAGTAGCACGTCAAGCAGTTCACCTGAGCATGCCACAAATTCAACCCTTACAGAATCCGAAAATTCAGATCTAGAAAATGACATGAAGAGCTCTGAACTTTTGACAAGCACTCCGTTTGCTAAGCATGTCACATTTGCGGTTGAAAGCAATGGTTCTGCTGACAGCTCTTCTGTAGTAAATTCAGAACTTTCAAAGGTGATTCCATCTGATATTGAGGAGTCATTTGTAGAGGTGACGCCATTGCTTGAGGGTGAATGTATTAGTGAGGCTGTGGCAGTATTAGATGCAAGTGAAAACAATTTAGTTACTCCTATTGAGAATGATGATCAAAAGCGGACAGGAATCTTAAAGTCACATCACCCAGTGAGGGAGTGTGGTGGGGGTGAGGCATCTCAACAGCCCCCTGGGCGGGGCTGTGTAAGTCGCACGCGGCACACTCAAGGACTAAGGAACAAAG ATTCCAGTGGTGCTAGTGGGGTGAGTCGTCTTCCAAGAGGGACTAAGGGAGGAGGTGACAGTGACAGTGAGGATGAATTCACAAGTGATCATACCAGTGGTCCAGACTATGATTCAGCAGGAGATGAACTGAACGATCGAGTATTACAAGCACTAGAGAGATTACACCAGGACATGAAAAATGTGCTTAGGCGACTGAGCTCAATCGAGGAAACCATATCACAGTCCCAGCTT GAGGTTTCTCGTCAATCTAATCAGCCTTGGTGGAAATCTTTTGTACCTTCCAAACCTCTGGTCTTTCTCATTCTCTGGCCATTTATTGTCAATCTCGTCTTTTACCATCTCAAACAGAGAAAG AGTTCACAAAAAAGGTGA
- the LOC136892570 gene encoding acyl-CoA-binding domain-containing protein 5-like isoform X1, protein MAGSVEDRFHAAVNVVRSMPKKGAYQPSNDTMLKFYALYKQANEGACHESKPGFWDIVRKAKWEAWNKLGQMSKQEAMESYVSELKDVMESLPSEDGAEELFTDVLKSFYKEVYQGQDEPLPTVLKAFKDETLQNCKIEEFNLNGHKTQVKSELDDVPFQNGLVELPDQNGSEKDFPLSTDCGFPHRDSLHLAKIPQKYKKNGMGPFSKGVNSFLIISPDDLIKGSSKEKVEEEEEDNDEHQDRMSEVPPLKPHNTSMPNAQNSVVLTSDDSEDDEFCDTVDPEHLQEPQNGDQLKENELYLDDTLQVEDHLPSSTSSSSPEHATNSTLTESENSDLENDMKSSELLTSTPFAKHVTFAVESNGSADSSSVVNSELSKVIPSDIEESFVEVTPLLEGECISEAVAVLDASENNLVTPIENDDQKRTGILKSHHPVRECGGGEASQQPPGRGCVSRTRHTQGLRNKDSSGASGVSRLPRGTKGGGDSDSEDEFTSDHTSGPDYDSAGDELNDRVLQALERLHQDMKNVLRRLSSIEETISQSQLEVSRQSNQPWWKSFVPSKPLVFLILWPFIVNLVFYHLKQRKSSQKR, encoded by the exons ATGGCGGGGTCTGTGGAAGACAGGTTCCACGCTGCCGTAAACGTCGTTCGATCAATGCCAAAAAAAG GCGCTTACCAACCTTCCAACGACACGATGTTAAAG TTCTATGCGTTGTACAAGCAAGCCAATGAAGGGGCATGTCATGAATCAAAGCCTGGATTTTGGGATATCGTGAGGAAAGCCAAATG GGAAGCATGGAATAAATTGGGTCAAATGTCCAAACAAGAAGCCATGGAGTCTTATGTCTCAGAGCTGAAGGAT GTTATGGAAAGCTTGCCCAGTGAGGACGGAGCAGAAGAATTATTCACGGATGTTTTGAAATCATTTTACAAAGAAGTTTACCAGGGCCAAGACGAACCATTACCAACAGTCCTTAAAGCTTTCAAGGATGAAACTCTGCAAAATTGCAAGATTGAGGAATTCAACTTAAATGGACACAAAACTCAAGTCAAGTCTGAACTTGACGATGTTCCATTTCAAAATGGACTTGTTGAATTGCCTGATCAAAATGGATCAGAAAAAGACTTCCCTTTGAGTACTGATTGTGGATTTCCACATCGAGATAGTTTACATCTTGCAAAGATTCcccaaaaatacaagaaaaatggCATGGGTCCATTTTCCAAAGGAGTTAACTCATTTCTGATCATATCTCCGGATGATTTAATTAAGGGTTCAAGCAAGGAAaaagtagaagaagaagaagaagataatGATGAACACCAGGACAGAATGTCTGAAG TACCACCTTTGAAGCCACATAATACATCCATGCCTAATGCACAAAACAGCGTGGTTTTGACCAGCGATGACAGTGAGGATGATGAATTTTGTGATACTGTGGACCCTGAACATTTACAAGAGCCTCAAAACGGTGACCAGTTGAAGGAAAATGAACTTTATCTTGATGACACTCTCCAAGTAGAGGACCATTTGCCCAGTAGCACGTCAAGCAGTTCACCTGAGCATGCCACAAATTCAACCCTTACAGAATCCGAAAATTCAGATCTAGAAAATGACATGAAGAGCTCTGAACTTTTGACAAGCACTCCGTTTGCTAAGCATGTCACATTTGCGGTTGAAAGCAATGGTTCTGCTGACAGCTCTTCTGTAGTAAATTCAGAACTTTCAAAGGTGATTCCATCTGATATTGAGGAGTCATTTGTAGAGGTGACGCCATTGCTTGAGGGTGAATGTATTAGTGAGGCTGTGGCAGTATTAGATGCAAGTGAAAACAATTTAGTTACTCCTATTGAGAATGATGATCAAAAGCGGACAGGAATCTTAAAGTCACATCACCCAGTGAGGGAGTGTGGTGGGGGTGAGGCATCTCAACAGCCCCCTGGGCGGGGCTGTGTAAGTCGCACGCGGCACACTCAAGGACTAAGGAACAAAG ATTCCAGTGGTGCTAGTGGGGTGAGTCGTCTTCCAAGAGGGACTAAGGGAGGAGGTGACAGTGACAGTGAGGATGAATTCACAAGTGATCATACCAGTGGTCCAGACTATGATTCAGCAGGAGATGAACTGAACGATCGAGTATTACAAGCACTAGAGAGATTACACCAGGACATGAAAAATGTGCTTAGGCGACTGAGCTCAATCGAGGAAACCATATCACAGTCCCAGCTT GAGGTTTCTCGTCAATCTAATCAGCCTTGGTGGAAATCTTTTGTACCTTCCAAACCTCTGGTCTTTCTCATTCTCTGGCCATTTATTGTCAATCTCGTCTTTTACCATCTCAAACAGAGAAAG AGTTCACAAAAAAGGTGA
- the LOC136892571 gene encoding protein SPO16 homolog isoform X2, whose amino-acid sequence MAKNIGPVILHKSLEGSEIYNLLIQNHKVKVTDTTGEGVIIFPLSSIAFMIITCERVLKADQGEISVDPDILDRFLGTKAKFIPSHNAKQCVDCMTTIAKATCKPVTELMQQEMKTLQDSTVSDSVVLRILASMGLSYHECLVLQHGLKTISKVSQATEEELMDCSLDHKTAKKIINFFENDCIQI is encoded by the exons ATGGCGAAGAACATTGGTCCCGTCATACTGCACAAATCTTTAGAAGGAAGTGAGATTTACAATCTTCTGATACAAAACCATAAAGTCAAAG TTACGGACACAACTGGTGAAGGAGTAATCATTTTCCCTCTCTCTTCTATCGCATTTATGATCATTACCTGCGAGAGAGTTTTAAAAGCCGATCAGGGAGAAATATCAGTCGATCCAGACATCTTAGACAG GTTCCTTGGGACGAAGGCAAAATTTATTCCTTCCCACAATGCAAAGCAGTGTGTTGATTGCATGACAACTATTGCAAAG GCTACTTGTAAACCTGTGACAGAGTTGATGCAACAAGAAATGAAGACCTTACAAGATTCCACTGTCAGTGACAGTGTTGTTCTGCGCATTCTTGCCAGTATGGGACTTAGTTATCATG AATGCTTGGTGCTTCAACATGGTCTTAAGACTATTTCCAAGGTGTCACAGGCCACAGAGGAGGAACTTATGGACTGCAGCCTTGATCACAAGACAGCAAAGAAAATTATCAACTTCTTTGAGAATGATTGCATACAAATTTGA
- the LOC136892103 gene encoding eIF5-mimic protein 2-like, with amino-acid sequence MNQKQQKPTLSGQRIRTRKRDEKEKQDPLAFRDAIIQGLQDIGNNDLEQVTVFLDKSGSKLNYRLYGEYLFDILFAGGVLAPGGSVQEEGEKATWRTTVCVFEANDDELKTYVQVINKIIARYRYLQKAFEDEIKKILLFLKGFTEDQRNKLAIVTGIILANGMAPPTSLTSLLNETLIKEGISLQFATKVFQAVVNEKDFNSLTSILRKAELENKLMEFFPPNKQTQEMFEKHFTAHGLEKLVDYQKALQALSTRRAFQQQLKEMLDNETPIKEMISTCKEEMKKSNLSEDDVVFQVWKSLMKAVEWNKKEELVHDQALKHLKVYAPLLAAFTTQAKSEINLLVKVQEYCYDNMSFMKVFQKMVMLFYKTDVLSEDTIIKWYKGAHSSKGKNVFLEQMKKMVEWLQSAEEETDSEEEEEAA; translated from the exons ATGAatcaaaagcaacaaaaaccTACACTCAGTGGTCAGCGGATCAGAACCCGCAAAAGAG ACGAAAAAGAGAAGCAAGATCCTCTTGCATTTCGTGATGCTATAATTCAAGGACTTCAAGACATTGGAAACAATGATCTAGAACAA GTAACAGTGTTTCTTGACAAAAGTGGCAGTAAGCTGAATTACAGGCTTTACGGAGAGTATCTCTTTGATATACTGTTTGCTGGAGGTGTTTTAG CCCCTGGTGGAAGTGTACAGGAAGAAGGCGAGAAAGCCACATGGAGGACAACAGTCTGTGTGTTTGAAGCTAATGACGATGAACTCAAGACCTATGTGCAG GTGATAAACAAGATTATTGCACGGTACAGATACCTGCAGAAGGCATTCGAAGATGAAATTAAAAAG ATTCTGCTGTTCCTTAAAGGTTTCACTGAAGATCAGCGAAACAAACTTGCCATTGTGACAGGAATCATTCTGGCAAATg GAATGGCCCCGCCAACATCTCTGACAAGCCTGTTGAATGAAACCCTTATCAAGGAAG GCATTTCTCTGCAGTTTGCAACCAAAGTCTTCCAGGCAGTGGTGAACGAGAAAGATTTTAATAGCTTGACATCTATTCTGAGAAAGGCTGAGTTGGAAAACAAACTAATG GAGTTTTTTCCTCCCAACAAACAAACACAGGAAATGTTTGAAAAGCATTTCACGGCTCATGGATTGGAAAAGCTTGTAGATTATCAG aaagCCCTTCAAGCATTGAGCACCCGTCGAGCTTTTCAGCAACAACTAAAAGAGATGTTGGATAATGAGACACCTATCAAAGAG ATGATATCTACTTGCAAGGAAGAGATGAAAAAGTCAAATCTTTCCGAAGATGATGTGGTATTCCAG GTCTGGAAGAGTCTAATGAAAGCAGTCGAGTGGAACAAGAAGGAAGAACTTGTCCATGATCAAGCTTTGAAGCATTTGAAA GTCTATGCTCCCCTTTTGGCAGCTTTTACAACCCAAGCAAAGTCCGAAATTAACCTCTTGGTTAAAGTTCAG gAGTACTGCTACGACAATATGTCATTTATGAAAGTCTTTCAGAAGATGGTGATGCTTTTTTACAAAA CTGATGTTCTTAGTGAAGACACCATTATCAAGTGGTACAAAGGCGCTCATTCCTCCAAAGGCAAAAACGTCTTCTTGGAACAAATGAAGAAAATGGTGGAATGGCTGCAAAGCGCAGAAGAAG AAACAGATtccgaagaagaagaagaagcagctTAA
- the LOC136892571 gene encoding protein SPO16 homolog isoform X1: MAKNIGPVILHKSLEGSEIYNLLIQNHKVKVTDTTGEGVIIFPLSSIAFMIITCERVLKADQGEISVDPDILDRIQRFNQLHRRAFVILVACRIGSQEIQTVGVLQRRFLGTKAKFIPSHNAKQCVDCMTTIAKATCKPVTELMQQEMKTLQDSTVSDSVVLRILASMGLSYHECLVLQHGLKTISKVSQATEEELMDCSLDHKTAKKIINFFENDCIQI, translated from the exons ATGGCGAAGAACATTGGTCCCGTCATACTGCACAAATCTTTAGAAGGAAGTGAGATTTACAATCTTCTGATACAAAACCATAAAGTCAAAG TTACGGACACAACTGGTGAAGGAGTAATCATTTTCCCTCTCTCTTCTATCGCATTTATGATCATTACCTGCGAGAGAGTTTTAAAAGCCGATCAGGGAGAAATATCAGTCGATCCAGACATCTTAGACAG AATACAAAGATTCAATCAACTGCACCGAAgagcttttgttattcttgttgcCTGTAGAATTGGCTCACAGGAAATACAAACAGTTGGGGTATTGCAAAGGAG GTTCCTTGGGACGAAGGCAAAATTTATTCCTTCCCACAATGCAAAGCAGTGTGTTGATTGCATGACAACTATTGCAAAG GCTACTTGTAAACCTGTGACAGAGTTGATGCAACAAGAAATGAAGACCTTACAAGATTCCACTGTCAGTGACAGTGTTGTTCTGCGCATTCTTGCCAGTATGGGACTTAGTTATCATG AATGCTTGGTGCTTCAACATGGTCTTAAGACTATTTCCAAGGTGTCACAGGCCACAGAGGAGGAACTTATGGACTGCAGCCTTGATCACAAGACAGCAAAGAAAATTATCAACTTCTTTGAGAATGATTGCATACAAATTTGA
- the LOC136892105 gene encoding large ribosomal subunit protein mL45-like, whose protein sequence is MAAKVLSSVRGSKVCVLPAMFRAGHESMVMNILLTQARPKMSKRSPFPRRNNPMVKERDNMKKTMPGMAKITKDNKLDRPMFIDSPGMIFSDYLPIRRHFFFTPAGLIERWNALKNGLWTIYSLVHVRKHCKPFKLKEFAKQAQDLYIEVNNAVMSKDKHKLQDLATSSTYLSLRKEFFTADKNIHWRFVSTVTRPKVVHVRANPVEEKTNVFAQITVKIHSKQVFAEKDKYGRHVKGSDKQVKEVVDYVVFERHLSNKYGKWRVCGKLFPKPPQQKKQITELQIAGKNVPSV, encoded by the exons atggcggccaagGTTCTTTCTAGTGTTAGAGGATCGAAG GTATGTGTTCTTCCAGCCATGTTTAGGGCCGGGCATGAGTCCATGGTCATGAATATTTTACTGACACAAGCAAGACCAAAAATGAGCAAAAGGTCACCTTTTCCACGAAGAAACAATCCAATGGTTAAGGAAAGGGACAACATGAAAAAGACAATGCCAGGAATGGCTAAAATAACAAAGGACAACAAGTTAGATAGACCCATGTTTATTGATAGTCCAG GAATGATATTCAGTGACTATCTACCAATTAGAAGGCACTTCTTCTTTACTCCAGCA GGTCTGATAGAAAGATGGAATGCTTTGAAAAATGGCTTGTGGACAATCTACAG CCTTGTGCATGTCAGAAAGCACTGCAAACCTTTCAAGTTGAAAGAATTTGCTAAACAAGCTCAAGACCTTTACATCGAAGTAAATAATGCAGTCATGAG CAAAGACAAGCATAAACTCCAGGATCTTGCCACAAGCTCGACTTACTTG TCTCTCAGGAAAGAATTCTTCACCGCTGATAAAAACATTCACTGGCGCTTCGTGTCAACTGTCACGAGACCTAAAGTTGTGCACGTGCGAGCAAATCCAGTGGAGGAAAAGACAAATGTTTTTGCTCAGATAACCGTCAAGATACATTCAAAACAG GTCTTCGCAGAAAAAGACAAATATGGACGTCACGTAAAGGGAAGCGATAAGCAAGTCAAGGAGGTTGTGGATTATGTTGTGTTCGAACGACATCTGAGTAATAAATATGGAAAATGGAGAGTTTGCGGGAAACTGTTCCCAAAACCACCGCAGCAGAAGAAACAAATAACTGAACTGCAGATTGCTGGAAAAAATGTGCCATCAGTTTGA